CGCGTCGCCCGCGGTGCCCATGTGGAAGTTGCCGTACGGGTCCCACAGGCCATCGTGGATCATGCCGTCCACGATCTTGCCGTCGCCCATGCGGTAGCCGGAGCGCGCCTGCGGGAGGTAGTAGGGCACGTTCGACATCGACTCCATGCCGCCGGCGACGACGACGTCCGCGTCGCCGAGCGCCACCGTCTTCGCGCCGAAGATGACGGCCTGGAGGCCCGATCCGCAGACCTTGCTCACGGTGGTGGCCGGGACCTTGCTCGGGATGCCGGCGAAGATGGCGGCCTGCCGGGCCGGAGCCTGCCCGATACCCGCGGACAGGACATTGCCGAGGAACACCTCCTCGACGGCCTCCGGAGACAGCTTTGCCCGCTCGAGCGCCGCCCGGATGGCGACCTCGCCCAGGCGGGGGGCGGGCAAGGGCGACAGTGCGCCCTGGAACGCGCCGATCGGCGTCCGGGCCGCTGCGACGATGTACACGGGGACGGGCAGGGTCATGATCTCCTCCAGCAGCGCTGATGCCATGTTATTCGATGACGCCGTCCATGCGCCTTGCGAATAGGCCTTGGGTACCTCGGTTGCCCCGGGGGGGCAAGCCGGCCCCGGGCGCCCCGCTGCCTGCGCGGCGGCGTGCACGGTTGCCTGCGCGGTTCGTTCGGTTCGTTCGGTTCGCGGGTTCACATCGATCGCCCCCTGCCTCGCGCCGCCGGCCGGGCTCTTCGCGACCCGGCTCTTCGCGACCCGGCTCCTCGCGACCCGGCTCCTCGCGATTCGCTTCGAGATCGTGTGTCGCCACCCAGCCGCCGCGCGCCGCGCCTCGCGGGACGGACGCTGCGGCCGCGCGCGGGCGCGGGAAACCGGGAGTAGAGCGCAGTCGTCGTGCGGACGCTCTCGGACGGAATCCAAGCTCCGCCCGAGCCGGATCCAGGCTGGCCCTGAGCGCCCTCCGGGCCGAGGCCCCGCCGACTCGTCGCCTCGGCGCGGCGCGCGGCGACGCTGGCGTGGGCCGGCGGGCGCTATGTGGTACGCCGGGGACGTCGCGTGTTACCGTGCGCGCCGATGGGGAAGGGGGGCTGTCCTCCCTGCGCCCGGGCGGACAAGGAGCGAACGAGCGATGGTGAATGCAGGCGATCGTGCCCCCGATTTCTCTCTCGAAAGCGACAGCGGTAAGACGGTGGGCCTCACGGATTTCCCGGGCAAGACGGTCGTCCTCTACTTCTATCCAAAGGACGACACCCCCGGCTGCACGCGGGAGGCCCAGGCCTTCTCCGCGGCCCTGCGCGCCTTCGCCGAGGCCGGCGCCGTCGTGCTCGGCGTCTCCCGCGACTCCGTCGAACGCCACCGGAAGTTCAGGGACAAATACGATCTCGGGGTGACGCTCCTCAGCGATCCGGATCTCGCCGCGCACAACGCCTACGGCGTCTACGGCGAGAAGTCGATGTACGGCAAGAAGGTGATGGGCACGATCCGGAGCACCTTCATCATCGGCCCCGACCGCGCGGTGAAGCACGCCTTCAGCGGCGTGAAGGTCGACGGACACGCGGACGAGGTGCTCGCGCTCGTGCGCGGAGGCGGCAGAGGCGAGGCGCCGCCCGCGCCTTTGGCAGGGGCGACCGCGAAGAGCGCGGCCAAGGCGCCTGCGAAGGGCGCGGCCAAGGCGCCTGCGAAGAGCGCGGCCAAGGCGCCTGCGAAGAGCGCGGCCAAAGCGCCTGCGAAGGGCGCGGCCAAGACGCCTGCGAAGACTCGATAAGGGACCGCATGAACCGTCGGACAACGACATAGCCGACTCGCGGCGTGCGGGCTGTCGATCACCTGATGGATGGCATCGCGAGGGCCTCGGGCGCGTGGACGGCGCGCTCGCCAAGCTGGACGGGCCCCGCGCTTCATGAAAGAATCTGTGCCGTTGCTTGCAAATCGATGAAACTACCACGATACCAGGGCTCATCTCTCGATCCGCTTCGTGTCAGGTGGAGCGATGAGCGCTGGAGCGAGGGAGCGAGGGAGCTGGATTATGATGTTGAAGCATCCGATGCTACGGACTTTTGCTTTGCTGAGCTGCCTCTCCGCGATCGCCGCGTGCGGCGACGACGAGCCGCCGCCCAAGGTGACCGAGGGGGACGGAGGCGGAGGCAGCGGGGGAGGGGGCAGCGGCGGCACCGGCGGCACCGGCGGCGTGCCGCCCGAGACGTGGGATCTCGACCGCAGCAAGCCGCTGTCGGACGTCGCTCCGGAGTTCACGGAGGCGGAGCACCCGCTCGCGCCGGGCGCCGTGCTGGCCGATCTCAAGGCCCCGCTCCCCACGAACGCCACCTGGATGAACTTCGCTCTCGGTGATGGCGATCAGCGGATCAACGCCGCGCCGTACGACCTCAAGGCGGTCCGACAGGCGCTGTCGATCTCCCGGCCCGCCGTCGTGGTGGACAGCAAGGCCGTCACCTCGGCGGACTTGACGCAGCTCGCGCTCAGCGCGCGCCAGGCCTTCTCCGGCCACACCGTCAAGTCGACCGATCTCCTCTCGGTCACCGTGGAGTGGGCGGCGCCGGGCGGCACGATGACGGCGCCCATCGTGTACGGGATGCCGTACGTGACGGCCACCTACGACGGGCTCGCCCCCTCCGTCCGCGCCGGCGACGGCGTGGCGATCACCGAGGTGAACGGCGAATCGACGAGCCCCACCACGGTCACGGGCGACCGATTCGAGATCTCGCTCAACAACGGCCAGACGTGGGTGCTCTATGCATTCCCCGAGATCAGCCTCGAGTGGGACGCCCTCTCCATGACGGCGGACGAGCCGTACGAGGGCTCGCTCCGCCTCGCGCTCGTCCCCGGGCCGAACGCCGCGGCCGAGCTCGACGACCACGCCGCTGTCATCCCGGTCGGCGGCGACATCGAGGCCTCGGTCACCGAGGACGAGGCCACGGTGCGCTTCGTCTGGAAGACCGAGGGGGAGGGCGATCTCCTGACCATGGCGCTGCCGCACCATCTGGATCACCTCAACATGTTCAAGCCGGCGGACGTCTCGTACCCGACCGTGATCGGCCAGATGAAGGGTATGTCCGGCGCGAGCTGGGAGCTCAAGTACCCGCTCAGCACGATCGGCTGGGACGCGCCGCGCCGCGTCTCGGACGAGTGGGGCGATGCCGTCGTCACGGCCCTCGAGGAGGACAAGGGCTTCACGCCCGACGATGCGGTCGCCGGGACAGACCCCTATTTCGGCGGCAAGCAGCTCGCGAAGCTCGCGCGCCTCGCGCAGATCGCCGAGGTGGTCGGCAAGGCGGATCTCGCAGAGGAGCTCAGGGCGCGGCTCAAGTCGCGCCTCAACCCGTGGCTCAACGGCCAGAACGCCAACCCCCTCGTCTACGACACGACCTGGGGCGGCCTCGTGACGACCAATGGCCTGACGGACCAGGCCGCCGACTTCGGCCAGGGGTATTACAACGATCACCACTTCCACTACGGCTACTTCCTCTACGCGGCGGCCGTGCTCGCGAAGAGCGATGAGGCGTGGCGCGAGGAGTACGGGGACAAGGCGCTCTGGCTCGTCCGGGACATCGCGAACCCGAGCGCCAAGGACAAGTTCTTCACGCCGTTCCGCAACATGGATTGGTTCAGGGGCCACTCGTGGGCGTCAGGGCTGTTCCCGTTCGCGGACGGCCGCAACCAGGAGTCGACCTCCGAGGCCGTCAACGCCTGGTACAGCATGCAGCTGCTCGGCGAGGCGCTCGAGAACAAGGACGTGGAGAACCTCGGTCGGGTGCTCCTCGCCCTGGAGACGGCCTCGGCGCAGACGTACTGGCAGGTGACCGCGGACAGCACGGTTTACCCCGAGCCGTTCAAGAACAACGGCGCTGTCGGCGTGCTCTGGTCCACGAAGGCCGACTTCGGGACGTGGTTCGGCGCCAACCCCGAGTACGTCTATGGGATCCAGCTGCTCCCGATCACGCCGATCTCGGAGTCGCTCATCTCCAAGGACTGGATCCAGGACGCGTGGCCCACGATTTCGGAGACCACGGCAGCCGCGGAGGACCCCTGGAAAGCGTTCCTGATCGCGGCGCACGCGACCGTCGACAAGGAGGCGGCCTGGGAGGACGCGCAGGCGCTCACCACGCTCGACGACGGCCTCAGCCGGACCGCGCTCCTCTACTGGATCGCCACGCGGCCCTGAGCCGCCTCTCTCTCTCCATCGAGCGCACCGCGGCGCTGAGCCGGTCGACCTCTCAGTCGATCGGCTCGACCCGCACGTCGACCGCGAGGCGCTCCGCCCCTCCGCCCACGTAGATCGTGCCCGAGGTCGGCGTCGCGTCCACGTAGTTGCGGCCGACCGCGACGCGGATGTGATCGGTCTGCGTCAGGATCCCGTTCGTCGGGTCGAAGCCCTTCCACCCGATCTCCGGCAGGTACACCTGGACCCAGGCGTGCGACGCCTCGCTCTGCCGCTGGTTCTCGTGCTTCGGCCCCGTGTAGATGTACCCGCACACGTAGCGCGACGGCACGCCGAGCAGCCGCGTCAGGCAGATGAACAGGTTCGTGAAGTCCTGGCACACGCCGCGGCGGTTCGCGTACACGTCGAACGCCGTCGTGAACAGGTTCGTCGACCCCTGCTTGTACTCGTACTCCTCGAAGATCGACGCGTTCAGGTCGAGCAGCGTGTCGAGCAGATCGTAGCCGTTCCGCTCGACGAAGGTCATCGCGTACTCGCTGAGCTCCGCGAGCTCGCTCTCGGGCAGCTCCGGCGGCAGGAGGAACGGCTGCAGGATCTGGCGCTGCCACGGCATCCACACGAGCGGGATCGTCGACCGGGCGCGCAGCGGGCGGAAGCTCAGCGGATCGGTGTCGAGCAGCTCCACCCGCGACCTCGACTCGATGACGAGATCGTTGAACGGCGTGTCGAGCAGCACCCGCCGCGCGCGGTTGCCGAAGACGTCGTCGTACTCGCGATGCTGGCCCTCGACCGACACGTCGATCTCGTTGTGCAGCACGGTTTGCATCCGGTCGTGCGCCGGCGTCAGCCGCAGGAGGTGCGTGCTGCGCTCCACCGCGGTCGCATAGTGGTACGACGTGCGGTGCACCACCTGGAAGCGGCGGATCGCCGCGTGCACGGGCCGCCGGACCGGGCGCGACGAGAGCGGCGGCGTGGACGACGACGGCTTGCGCCGGTCGGTGCGCGGCGACGCCGTGGCCCGGAGCGCCCCCTGCCGCAGCACCACGAGGTGCCCCGGGGGCACGCGCTTCCAGGCCGCCGCCCGCCCGCCCGCGTGGACCTTGAGCTCCTCCGACGAGACGATGACGCCCTTGCGGCTCTTGACCCCCCGGCGCGTCAGGTCGACCTCCAGATCGTCGTCCCCGAACGCGAGGCGCTCGTACGGCGGCAGCACCTCCCACAGGAAGGCGTCCCCCTCGCGATCGCGATCGGCGTAGACCACCAGATCGCGGCCGTCGGCCAGGACCGACGTCAGGGGGCCGTGCTCGTTCATCTCGTCGAACCAGTCGCGCAGCACCGCCGGATCGACGTCGCCGATGCTCCGGAGGCCCTCGGACGCCATCCAGCGCATGAGCTCGCACAGGATGAGCTCCGTGTCCGTCGAGCCGACCGGCTGGAAGAGCGACTTCGGATCGACCTCGATCCGGTCGACAAGGCTGCCGCTGTGCGCGAACAGCCAGTCACGCCCGCCCCAGCTCCGGCTGAACGGCTGCGTGTTGGCGTCGTTGACGCTGCCCCACGTCGCCGTGCGGATGTGCAGCACGAGCAGCGACGACTCGAGGTGCTCCCACGCCTTCACGAGCTCGCTGCGGATGCTCCCCTGCGGCGGCGCCGGCTCCTTGAGCACCGAGGCGCTCGGCTCCCCGCCGGGGTAGTAACCGATGCCCCAGCCGTCAGGCAGTTTGCGCCCGGGGCGCAGGCAGGTGAGATCGAAGCATGGGGCGAGCTCGCCCTCGAACGACATCGCGAGGAGATTCGGCATGGGTGCGTCGGCGACTGTTGCGGCTACTGGCTCGTGACCGTGGGGTTGCTGTCGGGCGGCCCGTAACCGAGCAGCTCGCGACCGATACCGTCGCAGATCATCGCCGTTTCGTCGACCACATGGGTGAGCGCCGCGTGGACCGCCATCGGGTCGAACGCCTCGGTGGCCCTGTCGGCCACCCACTGGTGCAGGAGCTGGAGCCGCTCGAGGCTCTCGCCGCCGGGGAGCGCCACGCTGTCCGGCGGCCGGATCTCGCAGAGGCGCGCGAACGCCGCGTGGACGCAGTGCCGGATCGAGCGCGGGAAGCGCGGCTCGTACAGGAGGAACTGGGCGACAGCCTGCTCGCTCACCTGACCCTGGTTGAGCTTCATGAACGGCTCGAACCCCGAGCAGGCGCGGAGGAGCGAGAGCCAGAGCGCCGTCTCCACGACCCGGTGCTGCCTGCGCAGCGCGCCCTGCGCCTGGGCGCTCATCTCGGACGGCGGCGGCGGCGGCAGGTTGGTCAGGGCGTGGTGATGCACGTCGAGCGTGCGCGCGGTCTGCCCGACGCGCTCGAGCAGCACGCCGAGCCAGATGAAATCGAGCGGCGTGTCGTTGAGCATCGTGCTCTGCGTGAGCCCGAGGCAAAGCTGTGTGAGCTGGCGTACGCGCCGGTAGAAGGCGTAGCGGCTCGACCTGAACTCCTCCCGCGCCTCCTCGCTGTTCACCCAGAGGTGGAGCTCGTTGACGGTCTCCCACACCTCGAGGCTGACGACCTCCCGGATCGACCGCGCGTTCCAGCGCGCGGCCGAGATCGAGCTGCGGAGGCTCGTCGGGTTGTCCTCGTCGAAGCTCATGTAGCGTTGCACGAGCTCGCCGTCGGCCGCGGCCTCCTCGCCGTGCTCGGCCCCGAAGTGCGCCTTCTGCCCGGCCACGATGATGACCGGCAGCCAGCACTGCTGCGTCGGGATCTCGGCGTCGAGCGCGAGGTTCTGCGTGACGGCGAGGATGCGGGCCATGTTCTCGGTCCGCTCGAGGTAGCGGCCGAACCAGAAGCAGTGATCGGCGACGCGGGAGATCACGGGGCCTCCGGGGGGTCAGAGCCCGGCGCCGCGCCGGGAGGGTCGTTGTTCACGGCAGCGGGGCCCGCGCCGGGAGCGCCGACCGAGGGGGTGCGCTGCGCGTTCTCCCCTGGGCCCTTCAGGACCCAGGTGTCCTTCGAGCCCCCGCCCTGGCTCGAGTTGACGACGTAGGAGCCGGCCACCAGCGCGACGCGCGTGAGCCCGCCGGGCAGCACCCACGAGCCGTCGCGGCCCGTCAGCACGTAGGGGCGCAGGTCGAGCCTCCTTGGGACCGCGGTCTTGGCGGTCGGGTCCCAGGTGGGGCTCGTCGAGAGCTCGATCCGGTGCTGGGCGATGTAGCGGCGCGGCGTCGCCTGGATGCGCGCCCGGAACTCGTCCCGCTGCGCGGCGGTCGACTGCGGCCCCATCAGCATGCCGTAGCCGCCGGCCTCGTCGACCGCCTTGACGACCAGCTGGTCGAGGTGGTCGAGCACATAACGGCGGTCGTCGTCGCGCATGCAGAGGTAGGTGGGGACCTGCTCGAGGACCGGCTCCTCGCCGAGGTAATAGCGGATCATCTCCGGCACGAAGGGGTACACGGCCTTGTCGTCGGCCACGCCGTTGCCGG
The nucleotide sequence above comes from Sorangium aterium. Encoded proteins:
- a CDS encoding glucan endo-1,3-beta-D-glucosidase, with translation MLRTFALLSCLSAIAACGDDEPPPKVTEGDGGGGSGGGGSGGTGGTGGVPPETWDLDRSKPLSDVAPEFTEAEHPLAPGAVLADLKAPLPTNATWMNFALGDGDQRINAAPYDLKAVRQALSISRPAVVVDSKAVTSADLTQLALSARQAFSGHTVKSTDLLSVTVEWAAPGGTMTAPIVYGMPYVTATYDGLAPSVRAGDGVAITEVNGESTSPTTVTGDRFEISLNNGQTWVLYAFPEISLEWDALSMTADEPYEGSLRLALVPGPNAAAELDDHAAVIPVGGDIEASVTEDEATVRFVWKTEGEGDLLTMALPHHLDHLNMFKPADVSYPTVIGQMKGMSGASWELKYPLSTIGWDAPRRVSDEWGDAVVTALEEDKGFTPDDAVAGTDPYFGGKQLAKLARLAQIAEVVGKADLAEELRARLKSRLNPWLNGQNANPLVYDTTWGGLVTTNGLTDQAADFGQGYYNDHHFHYGYFLYAAAVLAKSDEAWREEYGDKALWLVRDIANPSAKDKFFTPFRNMDWFRGHSWASGLFPFADGRNQESTSEAVNAWYSMQLLGEALENKDVENLGRVLLALETASAQTYWQVTADSTVYPEPFKNNGAVGVLWSTKADFGTWFGANPEYVYGIQLLPITPISESLISKDWIQDAWPTISETTAAAEDPWKAFLIAAHATVDKEAAWEDAQALTTLDDGLSRTALLYWIATRP
- a CDS encoding class II glutamine amidotransferase; its protein translation is MPNLLAMSFEGELAPCFDLTCLRPGRKLPDGWGIGYYPGGEPSASVLKEPAPPQGSIRSELVKAWEHLESSLLVLHIRTATWGSVNDANTQPFSRSWGGRDWLFAHSGSLVDRIEVDPKSLFQPVGSTDTELILCELMRWMASEGLRSIGDVDPAVLRDWFDEMNEHGPLTSVLADGRDLVVYADRDREGDAFLWEVLPPYERLAFGDDDLEVDLTRRGVKSRKGVIVSSEELKVHAGGRAAAWKRVPPGHLVVLRQGALRATASPRTDRRKPSSSTPPLSSRPVRRPVHAAIRRFQVVHRTSYHYATAVERSTHLLRLTPAHDRMQTVLHNEIDVSVEGQHREYDDVFGNRARRVLLDTPFNDLVIESRSRVELLDTDPLSFRPLRARSTIPLVWMPWQRQILQPFLLPPELPESELAELSEYAMTFVERNGYDLLDTLLDLNASIFEEYEYKQGSTNLFTTAFDVYANRRGVCQDFTNLFICLTRLLGVPSRYVCGYIYTGPKHENQRQSEASHAWVQVYLPEIGWKGFDPTNGILTQTDHIRVAVGRNYVDATPTSGTIYVGGGAERLAVDVRVEPID
- a CDS encoding alpha-E domain-containing protein translates to MISRVADHCFWFGRYLERTENMARILAVTQNLALDAEIPTQQCWLPVIIVAGQKAHFGAEHGEEAAADGELVQRYMSFDEDNPTSLRSSISAARWNARSIREVVSLEVWETVNELHLWVNSEEAREEFRSSRYAFYRRVRQLTQLCLGLTQSTMLNDTPLDFIWLGVLLERVGQTARTLDVHHHALTNLPPPPPSEMSAQAQGALRRQHRVVETALWLSLLRACSGFEPFMKLNQGQVSEQAVAQFLLYEPRFPRSIRHCVHAAFARLCEIRPPDSVALPGGESLERLQLLHQWVADRATEAFDPMAVHAALTHVVDETAMICDGIGRELLGYGPPDSNPTVTSQ
- a CDS encoding peroxiredoxin, encoding MVNAGDRAPDFSLESDSGKTVGLTDFPGKTVVLYFYPKDDTPGCTREAQAFSAALRAFAEAGAVVLGVSRDSVERHRKFRDKYDLGVTLLSDPDLAAHNAYGVYGEKSMYGKKVMGTIRSTFIIGPDRAVKHAFSGVKVDGHADEVLALVRGGGRGEAPPAPLAGATAKSAAKAPAKGAAKAPAKSAAKAPAKSAAKAPAKGAAKTPAKTR